Sequence from the Pararhizobium gei genome:
ATTCCACGGTTGGAGCGGCAATGTTTTCGCGTCCGCCGCAAGGTACGCGACAGTCTGGGGGCGTCTACTGCGCGCATGCCGATACGCTCGCATGTCTATCGTCGGCAAAGGGTTGAAAACAGACGTTACGCACTCCACCTGACAGTGGAAGAAATGATGGCCGGAAGCGCCCTTGAACGCTTCGGGTAACGCGCCCGGCAACGGGACGGAAAGGAAATGACATGACGAATAAAACGTCTCCGGCGATCGAGAGCGCGACATACCCAGTGTTGCCGCTGCGCGACATCGTGGTGTTCCCGCATATGATCGTGCCGCTGTTCGTCGGCCGTGAAAAATCGATCCGCGCGCTTGAAGAGGTCATGGGGACCGACAAGCAGATCATGCTTGCGACCCAGATCAATGCAAGTGATGACGATCCCGATCCATCCGCGATCTACCAGATCGGGACGATCGCCAATGTGCTTCAGCTCCTGAAATTGCCGGACGGGACAGTGAAGGTTCTGGTCGAAGGCCGTTCACGCGCCGAAATCGACGGCTATACGCCGCGTAGCGATTTCTACGAGGCCATGGCCCATGCCCTTGCAGAGCCGGAGGAAGATCCTGTCGAGATCGAGGCGTTGAGCCGCTCGGTGGTTTCCGAATTCGAGAGCTATGTGAAGCTCAACAAGAAGATTTCGCCTGAGGTCGTCGGTGCTGCCAGCCAGATCGAGGACTATTCGAAGCTGGCCGATACCGTTGCGTCGCATCTCTCCATCAAGATCGTTGAAAAGCAGGAAATGCTGGAAACGACCAGCGTCAAGTTGCGCCTTGAAAAGGCGCTCGGCTTTATGGAAGGCGAAATCTCCGTTCTCCAGGTCGAAAAGCGCATCCGGTCGCGCGTCAAGCGCCAGATGGAAAAGACCCAGCGCGAGTACTACCTCAACGAACAGATGAAGGCGATCCAGAAGGAACTCGGCGATGGTGAGGAAGGCCGCGACGAGATGGCCGAACTTGAAGATCGCATCGCCAAAACCAAGCTTTCCAAGGAAGCCCGTGAAAAGGCTGACGCGGAAGTCAAGAAGCTGCGCCAGATGAGCCCGATGTCGGCGGAAGCCACCGTCGTTCGCAACTATCTGGATTGGCTGCTTGGCATTCCCTGGTCGAAGAAGTCCAAGGTCAAGACTGATCTTCACCACGCGGAACAGGTTCTCGAACTCGATCACTTTGGCCTCGACAAGGTCAAGGAGCGGATCATCGAGTATCTGGCGGTTCAGGCGCGCTCGCAGAAGATCAAGGGCCCGATCCTGTGCCTCGTCGGTCCTCCGGGCGTCGGCAAGACCTCGCTTGCCAAATCGATCGCCAAGGCGACCGGCCGCGAATATATCCGCATGGCGCTTGGCGGCGTTCGCGACGAAGCCGAAATCCGTGGTCACCGCCGCACCTATATCGGTTCGATGCCCGGCAAGGTCATCCAGTCGATGAAGAAGGCAAAGAAGTCCAATCCGCTCTTCCTGCTCGACGAGATCGACAAGATGGGCCAGGATTTCCGTGGCGATCCGTCCTCGGCTCTCTTGGAGGTGCTGGATCCGGAACAGAACTCGACCTTCATGGACCACTATCTGGAGGTCGAATACGACCTCTCGAACGTGATGTTCATCACCACGGCGAATACGCTGAATATCCCGGCGCCGCTGATGGACCGCATGGAAGTGATCCGGATTGCGGGATACACGGAGGAAGAAAAGCTGGAGATCGCCAAGCGGCATCTGCTGCCGAAGGCGATCGCCGACCACGCGCTGCAGCCGAAGGAGTTCTCGATCACCGACGGTGCTTTGTCGACCATCATCCAGACTTACACCCGCGAAGCTGGTGTGCGTAGCCTTGAGCGAGAACTGATGAAGGTTGCCCGCAAGGCCGTGACCGAAATCCTGAAAGGTCGCACCGACAAGGTCGAAGTCACCGCTGAGAACATCAACGACTATCTCGGTGTTCCACGCTACCGCCACGGCGAAGCGGAACGCACCGACCAGGTCGGTGTTGTTACGGGCCTTGCCTGGACGGAAGTCGGCGGCGAACTGCTGACGATCGAAGGTGTCATGATGCCTGGCAAGGGCAAGATGACGGTGACCGGCAATCTGCGTGACGTGATGAAGGAATCGATTTCCGCGGCTGCGTCTTACGTCCGTTCGCGGGCGATCGACTTCGGCATCGAGCCGCCGCTGTTCGACACGAGCGACATCCATGTGCACGTGCCGGAAGGTGCGACGCCCAAGGACGGTCCTTCGGCCGGTGTCGCCATGGCGACAGCGATCGTCTCGATCATGACCGGAATCCCGGTCGACAGGAATGTGGCAATGACGGGTGAAATCACTCTGCGTGGCCGCGTGCTGCCGATCGGCGGTCTCAAGGAAAAGCTGCTCGCGGCGCTTCGCGGCGGCATCAAGAAGGTGCTCATCCCGGAAGAAAACGCCAAGGATCTGGCGGA
This genomic interval carries:
- the lon gene encoding endopeptidase La: MTNKTSPAIESATYPVLPLRDIVVFPHMIVPLFVGREKSIRALEEVMGTDKQIMLATQINASDDDPDPSAIYQIGTIANVLQLLKLPDGTVKVLVEGRSRAEIDGYTPRSDFYEAMAHALAEPEEDPVEIEALSRSVVSEFESYVKLNKKISPEVVGAASQIEDYSKLADTVASHLSIKIVEKQEMLETTSVKLRLEKALGFMEGEISVLQVEKRIRSRVKRQMEKTQREYYLNEQMKAIQKELGDGEEGRDEMAELEDRIAKTKLSKEAREKADAEVKKLRQMSPMSAEATVVRNYLDWLLGIPWSKKSKVKTDLHHAEQVLELDHFGLDKVKERIIEYLAVQARSQKIKGPILCLVGPPGVGKTSLAKSIAKATGREYIRMALGGVRDEAEIRGHRRTYIGSMPGKVIQSMKKAKKSNPLFLLDEIDKMGQDFRGDPSSALLEVLDPEQNSTFMDHYLEVEYDLSNVMFITTANTLNIPAPLMDRMEVIRIAGYTEEEKLEIAKRHLLPKAIADHALQPKEFSITDGALSTIIQTYTREAGVRSLERELMKVARKAVTEILKGRTDKVEVTAENINDYLGVPRYRHGEAERTDQVGVVTGLAWTEVGGELLTIEGVMMPGKGKMTVTGNLRDVMKESISAAASYVRSRAIDFGIEPPLFDTSDIHVHVPEGATPKDGPSAGVAMATAIVSIMTGIPVDRNVAMTGEITLRGRVLPIGGLKEKLLAALRGGIKKVLIPEENAKDLADIPDNVKNNMEIIPVSHIGEVLSHALTRVPVAIEWDPSKHKVPVAAVDAVDDTGTSIAH